GTGCATCTATCTAGTGTGATGGTTTACGGTTTCAACTATCCTAATGGTGTTACAGAATCCGGGCCACTATCTGGCGATAATAATCCCTATTGTCAAACGAAAATAGAAGCTGAAACAGCAGTTTTAGAACTAAATAATCCCTCAGATTTTGGCATTATTATTATTAGGGCTGGAGATGTTTACGGGCCTGGAAGTATCCCCTGGATAGTCAGACCAATTCTGATGATGCGTCAAAAATTATTTGCCTGTGCCAATGATGGTAAAGGAGTAATCAATCATGTATATATAGATAACCTGATTGATGGCATCTTTCTGGCGATGGAAAAAGAAACCTCCGGTGAAATATTTAATATCACCGACGGACAAGAAACTTCTTGGAAAGAATATTTTATGCGTTTAGCAGCAATGGAAGGGTTACAAGCACCCCTTTCATTACCGAAGGATGAAATTAAGTTGTTTCTGAAATTACGTGTTCAAGGGCAAAAACTTTTTCGGAAAAAAGTTGATATTTTACCAGAGTCTATAGATTTTATGACTCGTCCTTATGCTTGTTCTATTGTCAAAGCCCAAAATCTGTTAAATTATAAACCAAAAATTGACTTAGAATCAGGAATGCAGTTAACACATGAATGGCTGCAAAAAACAGATATTCAAAGCTTGGTGAAATAGTTCACAGATTTTTTCAATCATTGTTGGATTGTTAAAAATTAGATACCCAACTTCTTAAATAAGTCGGGGATCTGGACACCACCAATTATTCTGAATTCAGAATTCTGAATTCTAAACTATTCCGTTGCATCTACCTAACAATTAGCTGTAATTAAGCGTAAAATAATCTACCATTTTCCGAATACTTGTTTTCTATGAGTAGCAATCAGCCACGATTGAGCATCGGATTACCTGTATATAATGGTGAAAAATTTATCAAAGAAGCCATAGATTCACTCTTGACTCAGACTTTTGAAGATTTTGAGCTAATTATTTCAGATAATGCTTCTACAGATAAAACTGAAGAAATTTGTAGAGCTTATGCCGAGCAAGATAAACGTATTTGTTACTACCGCAATGATACAAATATTGGTTGTGCGCGTAACTTCAATCGCGTCTTTGAATTGTCGTCAGGTGAGTACTTTAAATGGGCAGCTTATGATGACCTACATTCTCCAGATTTTATCAAGAAGTGTATTGAGGTGCTTGACCAAGATCCTACGATAATTTTGTGTCATTCCCAGGTATACTTCATTGATGAACAGGGGAATTTTATCCAAAACTACGATATCAAACTCAAGGCAGATGCACTAAAACCACAGGAGCGTTTTCACGAATTGCTGACGAAGCATTTATGTTATCAATGTTACGGAGTAATTCGCGCTAGTGCCTTGAAAAAGATACCACAGATGGGTGGTTACGGTAATGCAGATGGAATTCTCTTGTTAAGACTTGGTATTCTTGGTAGATTCTATGAAATCCCTGAATATCTATTTTTTGCCAGAAGTCATCCACAACAATCAATGAGTATGTTCTTTCCTAATTATTTATTGTTAGGAAACAAAAATCAAAAATCTTCATTGAATATTCTGCCGGATTTTTATGGGTATGCAGTGTGGTTTGATTCAGCAAATAAAGGGAAAACTTTATTGCCACATTGGAGAATAATCTGGGAGTATATACTCTCCATCTGGCGTAGTTCTCTGAGCTTGAATGAGCGGCTGTGTTGTCATAGAAGTCTACATCAGCAATTAAAAGGAACAGAATATCTTTTGCTGAAAGATTTGCTAAAGGTGCTGCAAGGACTTGGAAAGAGTTGGCAGCCAGCATCAATTAAACAACAGCAAGTCACACTTTGAACGAATCGAAATAATTTATTGCAACTACAAACTTATGCTGAAACTATCTCAATTATCTCATGTTTTTCTTGCTGCTTTAGTAAGCATCAGCTTTGCTAAAACAGTGAATGCAGAGCCAACTGCAACCCTAAGTATTGTAGTAAATGGAATTCATCACCAAAAAGGCGAGATTTGCTTCAGAGTTTACGCAAGTGAAAAAGGATTTCCAATGAGTAACTCTAGTGGCTCTCAAAGTGGCTGCGTTAAGATTACTGGCACTTCTGTAAAAAAAGAATTCTCCGGTTTGAAGCCTGGAACTTATGCTGTTGCGGTAGTTGACGATCAAAATGGCGATCGCAAACTCAATAAAGACTTTTTTGGTATTCCCACAGAAGGTTTTGGAATTTCCAAAAATCCAACTGTGTCCATACAAACAGGTACACCAAAGTTTCGCGATGCCAGTTTTGTTGTAAACAAAAATACAACAGTTAACATCATCATGAAATATTCGCTTGATTCGTAAAGGGAATGGGGAAGAAGCAGGGGAGCAGGGGGCAGGGGGAGAATATAAATTACCTTTTTCCCCTCTGCTCCCTGCTCCCTGCCCCTTGTCCTCTTTCCAATCCCCAATCCCTCATTCTGTCGGAGATTAAAAATTTAATGGAAGATTTGGCAATATTTCTGTCTAAGTCTTTGATGGGTTGGCTGGTTATTCAGGTGTGTTTAACGCTTGTCTTTATATGGTATCTGCGGTCATCTAAAAAAAACTTATTACCAGATGATCAGTTACCCAAAACAGCAGTGATTCTTTGTCTACGCGGTGCCGATCCATTTTTGCCTAGATGTTTGCGATCGCTCCTAAATCAAAACTATCCACAGTATGATTTAAAGTTAATCGTTGATAGTCACGAAGATCCCGCCTGGAAAATTGCTAGTGAAACCATCACAGAGCAAGAAGCAACTAACGTTCAAATCAGCCCTTTGAGAATAGTCCGCAACACTTGTAGTCTCAAATGCAGTTCTTTAATTCAAGCTATCCGTGAGTTGGATGACTCCTACAAGGTGATTGCTTTAGTAGATGCCGATACCATAGTTCATGTGAATTGGCTACGAGAATTAGTCAGTCCTTTAGGCGATGCCAAAGTGGGAGCAACAACAGGTAATCGTTGGTATGTGCCTACAGGTAGGTATTGGGGTTCTTTGGTGCGCTACGTCGGCAATGTGTCTACAGTAGTGCAAATGTTTATCTTCCAGATTCCTTGGGGTGGAACTTTGGCTGTGAAAACTGAAGTACTTCGCCAAACGGAACTGTTAGATAAGTGGGGACAAGCTTTAGGCGAAGATTTTATGATGCACGATATTCTGAAAAAACATGGTTTTCAGGTAAAGTTTGTGCCTTCGCTGCTGATTGTAAATCGTGAAGAGACTGATTTATTCAACTTAATAGACTATCTCAAGCGCCTCATTCTTTTTTCTCGACTATATCACCCACGTTGGTTAGCTCTTGTTAGTGAAGCTGTTTCTAGTATTTTGTTTCCAACTTTACTAATCATTTTAGTTCTAGAGTCGTTGTTAGAGGCAAAATGGGAAGCTGCGGCTTTGTTGTTAGTTTGCTATGGAGTCTACACTGTCGGATTACTCTTGATAATGCTGGTGTTGGAATTAGAGATACAGCGAGTGGTTCGCTCTAATGATCAGGCGATGCCTATGGGCAAGCCGTTGCACGTCTACGCAAAATTATCAGCTGCTACAATCATCAGAATGTTAATTGGAATTCCCTTAACACAGTGGGTTTATGGGTTAGCAATGTTATCAACCCTATGGACATCAACAGTGACTTGGCGCGGTGTTAGCTATCGTGTTCAAGGGCCTTGGAATGTCCGCCTAGTTGAATATCGCCCTTATCAATGGTTAGATCAACCTATTAATAGCAAGGTTTCTCTTTGAATTTAATCGCTGATATGAACTAGGGTATGAAAGTTATTACACTAAACATTCCCTAGTCTTCAAATTATATTATCTTATATTTAGTAGAACTATATTAGCTATAACCCTTGTCGAAATACATGATTTTTCTTGTTGATTAACAAAATTATTTGCATTAATGGCAAGGGTTTAGACAAATATATTAAGGGGAATTTTGACTTAGTTTTTTGGATGTTTTGATAGTTTCAATCTAGGTTTATAACACATCCACTTCAAATCGATAATTTCAGACATTTGAAAATGCGTAAATCCTTAGTCTAACTGGATTATTGGGGAATTTTTAGCCAAATAATCAGGGTAATTGTAAAACATTTGCTGCGTAAATCCTAAGTTCAAAACCAGCAATTTTGTGAAATATTCCCCTTTATTATGACTAAGCAAAAACTTCGCATTGCATTGTTTACAGGGTTGTACGCTCCTTTTTTGACTGGAGTTTCTGTTGCGGTTCACCAACGAGTTCGTTGGTTGCTAGAACAGGGACATGAGGTTTTTCTAATCCATCCGCAAATCAACGATCGCTACCCCAAAAATGTCGGCGATCGCCCCATGCCAGGTTTAGAGGAAATTCAGTCTTTCCCCAACTTCTCTGCTTACGCATTCCCTACAGAACCACTGGTATTCTACAAATCTCTTCCTCAGCCATTGAGCTATCGGCATTGGAGTGATACCAAGTTGCTGGAGAAATTCAAACCCGATATTATCGTGGTTGAAGAAGCCGCACAAATGAGAGGTTTATACTCATTTTTCTTGCAAGGTTATGGTCGTCCAATCGGCACCCAATACGCAAAACGAACAGGCACGCCAATAATATCACTCTTCCATACAGATATTGTTGCCTATATCAAATATTACTTTGGAGATCGCTTCTTCAATTTGGTTCGTCCGATCGTTCCCGTTTTGGTTAAGCAATTTAGTGAGTCTTATGACTTCAATTACTTCTCTTCTAAAGAACAACTGACTAAATACGAAGAACTGAAATGCCAACGCGCTGAATATGTCGCTTATCAAGGCATCGATTGCGAAAAATTTCACCCGCGAAACATCTGTTACGACCCAATTCCTAATGATAACCGACCAACTCTTTTGTTTGTCGGACGCATCACACCCGAAAAGAATGTCAACCAATTGCTTGATATCTTTCCAGTCATCGCTGCCAAAATTCCTGATGTTCATCTGGTAATTGTTGGTAGTGGCCCGCTAGATGAAGAGATCCGCGAACGTGCGAAAAAGTTTGGATCGAGTATTACTATATGGGGTGAGTCTCACGGTACAGAACTTTTAGGTTGGTTTGCCAGAGCAGATATTTTTGTCAACCCCTCTGTCACTGAGAACTTCTGCACTACAAATAACGAGGCATTAGCATCTGGAACCCCTCTGGTTGCGGTTGTTGCACCATCAACCTCAGAACAGGTATTTCCCGGTCATAACGGCTTTCTTGCCCAACCTAACAACCCTACAGATTTCGCCCAAAAGGTAATTGCGATTCTGGAAAATCCTGGCTTGAAAGCAGACATGACTAGACACGCTCGCCCCTCTATACTTGACTTTGATTGGTCGGCATGTATGCAAAAATTTGAACACAAACTTTACCAAATCGTTGAAGGATCGCAGAAGGTGGAGGTAGGTACAGGCAGTATAAAACCATAACGATCATCAACACAGCGATCGCTGTAGTGTTTATTGACAAGCGTGAGGTACACCCTTAGGGGTACTGCTTATTGGTGTCAACTTAAGCTAGAAATGGCTTATCTGTTGCCTTTTTCACCCGCCATGAAATAAATTTCACGGCTAATAGCTAAAGTCTACTGAAGTAGACTAAAGATTTTTCGAGATATTTAGTCATCTTTAGATGACTTTTGCTATTAGCAAAGAACTTGAGTTCCTTGTGGGACATAACTTTCACGTTAAGTTGATACCAATGGCGAGACGCCCACCCCATAAGAAATATGGCTTTAAATTTTACTTTGGGGCTAATTCTTCTCTTCTGTTCCCTATTCCTGCCCCGAAAGGGTTTCGTAAATATTTTTGTCTGATTACTTAAAACTTTGCAATATAAATTATTTAAAAGTAACTAAGTTTATTCACTAATACTAAAGACATTTAACTTGCATTGCTGTAGTTGCAGCTTTAGTGCTATTTATTACTCTTGACTTATTTAGTACTTGGCTGACATCATACCTGATGCTAGAAGGACTCAGTTCAAGGGTTGAGCGATCGCAAAAACATTTCCTCAAGAGGATGCTAACTTTCTGATATTCATATATCTGCATACATCAATAGTTTTATATTTAGCATAAACAGCCTAGTAGTATCACTGTATTCTACGATTACTACATCAGATTAATTCGGATCAATAACCAAGTGAAATACCTAAATATAGGTAATTGATCCTAGTCAAAAATAGAACAACTAAATACATTGATCAAGCCGAGCGCTGTACAATTCCATTACGCCAATGATTCAGAACTTTGGCGATCGCTCTGTCTCTGCAATCAAAGCCTATAGGTGCAGTATTTTTGTAACCAAATGATCCCAAAAATCCACTTGATTTCCGGCTTACCTCGTTCTGGTTCCACCTTACTCGGAGCCTTACTGCGGCAAAATCCCCGGTTTCACGCCAGTATGTCTAGCCCTGTAGGTAGTCTGGTGAACCGAATGCTAGAAGCAATGAGCGAAGACAACGAATTTTCCGTTTTTATCACCCCTGAGCAAAAACGAGCATTAACCTTAGCTATTTTTTCTACATTCTACGAATTCCAAGCGGATAAAGAAGTCATCTTTGACACTAATCGTTTGTGGTGTAGCAAGTTGTCCTTAATTCACGAACTATTTCCTGACTCAAAAGTGATTTGCTGCGTGCGGAATGTCGCTTGGATTATGGATAGCATCGAACGGCTCATTCGCCGCAATGCTTTTGATGTATCGCGGATGTTTAATAATCCTGCTGAACGCTCCACAGTTTACACCCGCACCGAAGCTTTGAGTCAAGGGGGACGGTTAGTAGGGTTTGCTTATAACGCCCTGAAAGAAGCTTTTTATAGCGAACATAGCGCGTCTTTACTTTTGGTGGACTACGACTTATTAACCCAAGCACCTGATAAGACCATATCGCTGATTTATCAATTTTTAGAAGAGGAACCCTTTGAGCATGATTTTGCCAACGTGGAATATGAAGCTTCAGAATTTGATAATCGGTTGAATACTAAAGGGCTACATCAGGTGCGTCCGAAAGTCGAGTTTCAACCACGACTCACGATTTTACCACCGGATTTATTTACTCAATATGATGGGTTGTCTTTTTGGAAGAACCCTAGCAATAGTTTGGCGAATGTGATTGTCGCCCAGCCGGTAGAAGCAATGAGTTAATGAAGTGTCAACTTAAGACCTGGCGAATCGAATTCGCGGCTACACAGGCCAAGTCCGCCTCCGGGGACTAAAGTCCAACTAAGGGTTGGAAACCCAGGATCGGTAGCTTTTGTTTGTATAGACACGGTTTCTAACTGCCCGTTTCCCGTTATGACACCAATGGGCGTCCTCTGCCTTTCTTTGTAATCGCAAAAGCTTAGTTTTTCGTCACGAGTGTGTAAGTCTTACCTACAAATAACTCCTCATTTACCCAAAAAAATCAAATGGCAAATTTCATTGTTAATCAAACTACCGATGACGGCACAGGCTTAACTCCAGGTACTCTCAGTTATGCAATTCTCAAAGCGAACCAATTAGCAGGGAATGATACGATTACCCTGAATAATAATGTGCGTGTGACTGGGGTAGTAAAAACGCTGGTAAACAGCAACATCAACATTGTGGGCAACAACCACACCCTTAGCGGCGACGCCAATGGCAATAACATCAACGACAACGGCGACGTGCGCCCCTTATTCATCTTGTCGGGAACCGTCAATATTTCCAATTTAACCATCACCAATGGACGCGCAAAAGGCGGAGATACTGGCCGCTACAGCGGCGGTGGCGGTGGTGCAGGTATGGGTGGCGGCTTGTTTATCTATAATGGCAATGTTTCTTTAACCAATGTCGCTTTTAGTAATAACGCAGCCCAAGGCGGCAGCAGTGGCGTCTTTAGCGGCAGCACGGGCGGTGGTGGACTATTTGGCAATGCTAACAGCTCCGGCGGCGGCGGACTCTTTGGTTCTAGCGATGGCAGTAATGGCGGTTACGGCGGCAACGGCAATTATGGTGGTAGTAACAATGGTGGCTTTGGCGGTGGCGGCAGCGGCGGCATTGGCGGCAACGGCGGCTTTGGCGGTGGCGGTGGTACTAATAGCCGCTTCGGTCTTGGCGGCGACGGTGGCTTCGGTGGTGGCGGCAGCGGTGGCTACTACAGGAACGGTGGCTATAATGGCGGCGGCGATGGTGGCTACGGTGGCGGCGGCGGCTACGGCTACGGTGGCGGCAGGGACGGCGGCAGTTTTGGTGGCAGGGGCGGCTTCGGCTTTTCCGGCGGCGGCTACGGTGGCGGCGGTGCTGGACTGGGGGGTGGAATTTTTGTCCGCAGTGGCTCTTTAACTCTCAGCAATACCACCTTTAATAACAACACTGCTACAGGTGGAATAGGGGATAGCGGCGGCAGTGAAAGCTTAGGCTTAGGTGGGGGGATTTTTATCATGCAATCTCTCACCAATAGCAACAATAATAACCAGGGAATGCCTACCGTTTTACCTACTGTCAACTCTTTAGGTAATCCTTCTTTTAGCGGCAACAATGCAGCAAATGATGCAGGGACATCCAACAATAACAATAATATCTACGGCAGAATAAATCATGCACCAACTATAGTAAGTGCGATCGCAGACAAAACTACCAATGAAAATAGTCAGTTTAACTTTAGCGTTCCCGCCAACACCTTTGCTGACATTGACACAGGCGATATCCTAACCTACACAGCCACCTTAAATAACGGTAGCGCCTTACCCAGTTGGTTAACTTTCAATGCAACGACTCGCACCTTTAGCGGCACACCCCTAGCTGCTAACGTCGGAACCATCAGCGTCAAAGTTACCGTCAAAGACAACAGCAACGCTACTGTCAGCGATATCTTTAACCTCACAGTTACTCCACTCCAATTAACGGGAACCCCAAATGCCGATATCCTCACAGGCACAGCTAGCAACAACACCATCACTGGATTAGCTGGTAACGACACCATCACGGGTAACAAAGGCAACGACACTCTCACCGGAGGTAGCGGTCAAGATCGATTTGTCTACAACTTAGGCGACGGTACAGACACTATCACTGATTTTGGTGGTGTGGGTAAAGGAGCAAATCCATCAGCCGCAGTCATTGCCGCAACTGATACTCTCAAATTTCAAGGGTCTGGTTTAACTGCTCGAAAGCTACTACTAACTAATAATGGTGGTAATTTAGAAATCTCCTTTGAAAGCGTCCTTAATAGTCCCAAGGTAATCCTACAAAACTTTGCTCTGGAAAACCTCGAAAATCTCCGAATCAGTGGCGGCGCTAGAGTTGACTTGGGTAACATCTTGTTTGATGGACAAACCACCATTCAAGAAAGTTTTGATGCTTTCGATGCTAACATCGTCCAATTTAGTATCGCTAGGCAGAACACAGTTAGTTTTTTCAACAACCTCAACAACATTGTTGATGGCTTAAACAATTCTGATGATGTGATTAACGGTCAAGAAGGTGATGACACCATCAGAGGCAACAGTGGTAATGACCTGCTGCGGGGTGGCGTTGGTAATGATAACCTTGCTGGTGGTGTTGGTAATGATATCCTGATTGGCGGTGCTGGTAATGACATCCTCACTGGTGGTACTGAGAATGATCGCTTTGTCTACCTGGCTTTTAGCGATAAGGGAACTACTGGCGATGTAATCACTGATTTTAATCAAAGTCAGGATAAATTGGTTTTGACTGACCTATTTAGGAGTCTAAATTACCTTGGCACTAATCCCATCAGAGATGGTTACTTACGCTTTGTGCAATCGGGTACTTCTACTAGAGTTCAACTTGATGCCTATGGTGGTGCTAATGCTTTTAGTACTTTGACGACTTTGAATAACTTTACGGCGACAAATCTTGTTATTGGTGGCAACGTCTCCGTTTAGTTTTATGTCTCTGGGGTGGGCAAATCTTTGCTCATCCTACAAGCTTGCTATTTCGAGCTTGACTAAGGTATCTGTGCAAAAGTGCGATCGCACTAAAATGAACATTAGACATCTAGTGAAATCCCCAAACACCAAAGCTTGTCTATATACCTTAGCCAATACTTTACCCGCAAACCTCCAATCTTTAAAGAGCATGGTGTGATATTCCTGATTGGGTTCAAAAAAATTAACCAAAAAAATTAAAAATTTATACACATTTTTTCATTGGCTATCCACCTCCAACAATAAATTAAATTCCCAACTTGCTGTTATGGCCAGATACTCTGAACCAATCATAGAAAGCTAAATATTCCATGTCCTCTGACTAATGGAGCGACATCAATACTGCTCGCTTCGTGGATTTTTAACTCGGAATTGGGTTTAGGGAAAAGGTTAAAGGTTTTTTCTTTCCCCTTTCTCCCGCCCCTTATCCCCAGAGGGGACTCACCTTCCCCTTTTCCCCAAAACCCGACAAGTATTGGGAGCGACATCTTCAATCTAAAGTTCTATCAAACGGATGAATTAGCTGTAATGGGCTAAAATTTTGCATCTTGGGCTGATACCATTTCATTAATCCACTCTCAATACCTGTTAGGGAGCGATGCGATTTTATGAGATGCCTTGCTTCGTTTAGGCAGTTATTGCTGGGAGCAGGGAGCAGGGGGATTAGAAATACTACAGGAGAAAGGAAAAGCGGGGAAACCCCATATCAAAGCAGGAACGCAATTGAAAATTTCTATAGGTTTTTTCCCACTTCCTAATCTTTACTGTTAAACTTTTACTGAGTATTTTTTTAACTATATATTAAGAAAAAATTACTTAATCGCTGGCAGATGCGAAAATCTATAAGAATACAGCGATAATTCAATTGCTAATTTTTCGCCTATCCCCTTTGATAGATATTGTGTTGATACTACCTTTACATTCTCCCTTAATTGTAAAAATGAGATAATACACCAAATGATTGTTCGTTATATAATACTTAGTATTACAGAGAAAAGGTCATCAAACTTACCCATTTAACACTTTTGAACAAAAATTAATAGGGTAGAATCACTGAATATAGCTCAACTAGTTTTAAAATCAAAAGTAGGATTTTGCAATGATTAGCTTAAGTAATTCGGAAAACAGCACAGTTAGCAGCATAGCAGCCACTAAGAGGCTGGCAAGGGCAATGATGGTTTCTGGTGGAGAGTTTTCACTGTTATTAGCATGTTGTAACTGCGTTCAAAGGCAGGAGCAAGTGCTGAACTTGTTAACAGAATTTTCATCAGCAGATATCCACGAAATTTTGCTCTCACCTACGGCTGAGAAAC
This Nostoc sp. C052 DNA region includes the following protein-coding sequences:
- a CDS encoding NAD(P)-dependent oxidoreductase, translated to MNLNNKTLLITAIDEFVGLRTAELAIAQGMKVRGLQSSTAKNKQLQDLGVEVIIGSITDSAIAQKACQGVDIVLHTDQIAEEAGAISHFRDVNVGGAVNMAKAAKQASVKTFVHLSSVMVYGFNYPNGVTESGPLSGDNNPYCQTKIEAETAVLELNNPSDFGIIIIRAGDVYGPGSIPWIVRPILMMRQKLFACANDGKGVINHVYIDNLIDGIFLAMEKETSGEIFNITDGQETSWKEYFMRLAAMEGLQAPLSLPKDEIKLFLKLRVQGQKLFRKKVDILPESIDFMTRPYACSIVKAQNLLNYKPKIDLESGMQLTHEWLQKTDIQSLVK
- a CDS encoding glycosyltransferase family 2 protein, translating into MSSNQPRLSIGLPVYNGEKFIKEAIDSLLTQTFEDFELIISDNASTDKTEEICRAYAEQDKRICYYRNDTNIGCARNFNRVFELSSGEYFKWAAYDDLHSPDFIKKCIEVLDQDPTIILCHSQVYFIDEQGNFIQNYDIKLKADALKPQERFHELLTKHLCYQCYGVIRASALKKIPQMGGYGNADGILLLRLGILGRFYEIPEYLFFARSHPQQSMSMFFPNYLLLGNKNQKSSLNILPDFYGYAVWFDSANKGKTLLPHWRIIWEYILSIWRSSLSLNERLCCHRSLHQQLKGTEYLLLKDLLKVLQGLGKSWQPASIKQQQVTL
- a CDS encoding DUF2141 domain-containing protein produces the protein MLKLSQLSHVFLAALVSISFAKTVNAEPTATLSIVVNGIHHQKGEICFRVYASEKGFPMSNSSGSQSGCVKITGTSVKKEFSGLKPGTYAVAVVDDQNGDRKLNKDFFGIPTEGFGISKNPTVSIQTGTPKFRDASFVVNKNTTVNIIMKYSLDS
- a CDS encoding glycosyltransferase family 2 protein, with product MEDLAIFLSKSLMGWLVIQVCLTLVFIWYLRSSKKNLLPDDQLPKTAVILCLRGADPFLPRCLRSLLNQNYPQYDLKLIVDSHEDPAWKIASETITEQEATNVQISPLRIVRNTCSLKCSSLIQAIRELDDSYKVIALVDADTIVHVNWLRELVSPLGDAKVGATTGNRWYVPTGRYWGSLVRYVGNVSTVVQMFIFQIPWGGTLAVKTEVLRQTELLDKWGQALGEDFMMHDILKKHGFQVKFVPSLLIVNREETDLFNLIDYLKRLILFSRLYHPRWLALVSEAVSSILFPTLLIILVLESLLEAKWEAAALLLVCYGVYTVGLLLIMLVLELEIQRVVRSNDQAMPMGKPLHVYAKLSAATIIRMLIGIPLTQWVYGLAMLSTLWTSTVTWRGVSYRVQGPWNVRLVEYRPYQWLDQPINSKVSL
- a CDS encoding glycosyltransferase translates to MTKQKLRIALFTGLYAPFLTGVSVAVHQRVRWLLEQGHEVFLIHPQINDRYPKNVGDRPMPGLEEIQSFPNFSAYAFPTEPLVFYKSLPQPLSYRHWSDTKLLEKFKPDIIVVEEAAQMRGLYSFFLQGYGRPIGTQYAKRTGTPIISLFHTDIVAYIKYYFGDRFFNLVRPIVPVLVKQFSESYDFNYFSSKEQLTKYEELKCQRAEYVAYQGIDCEKFHPRNICYDPIPNDNRPTLLFVGRITPEKNVNQLLDIFPVIAAKIPDVHLVIVGSGPLDEEIRERAKKFGSSITIWGESHGTELLGWFARADIFVNPSVTENFCTTNNEALASGTPLVAVVAPSTSEQVFPGHNGFLAQPNNPTDFAQKVIAILENPGLKADMTRHARPSILDFDWSACMQKFEHKLYQIVEGSQKVEVGTGSIKP
- a CDS encoding sulfotransferase translates to MIPKIHLISGLPRSGSTLLGALLRQNPRFHASMSSPVGSLVNRMLEAMSEDNEFSVFITPEQKRALTLAIFSTFYEFQADKEVIFDTNRLWCSKLSLIHELFPDSKVICCVRNVAWIMDSIERLIRRNAFDVSRMFNNPAERSTVYTRTEALSQGGRLVGFAYNALKEAFYSEHSASLLLVDYDLLTQAPDKTISLIYQFLEEEPFEHDFANVEYEASEFDNRLNTKGLHQVRPKVEFQPRLTILPPDLFTQYDGLSFWKNPSNSLANVIVAQPVEAMS
- a CDS encoding putative Ig domain-containing protein — translated: MANFIVNQTTDDGTGLTPGTLSYAILKANQLAGNDTITLNNNVRVTGVVKTLVNSNINIVGNNHTLSGDANGNNINDNGDVRPLFILSGTVNISNLTITNGRAKGGDTGRYSGGGGGAGMGGGLFIYNGNVSLTNVAFSNNAAQGGSSGVFSGSTGGGGLFGNANSSGGGGLFGSSDGSNGGYGGNGNYGGSNNGGFGGGGSGGIGGNGGFGGGGGTNSRFGLGGDGGFGGGGSGGYYRNGGYNGGGDGGYGGGGGYGYGGGRDGGSFGGRGGFGFSGGGYGGGGAGLGGGIFVRSGSLTLSNTTFNNNTATGGIGDSGGSESLGLGGGIFIMQSLTNSNNNNQGMPTVLPTVNSLGNPSFSGNNAANDAGTSNNNNNIYGRINHAPTIVSAIADKTTNENSQFNFSVPANTFADIDTGDILTYTATLNNGSALPSWLTFNATTRTFSGTPLAANVGTISVKVTVKDNSNATVSDIFNLTVTPLQLTGTPNADILTGTASNNTITGLAGNDTITGNKGNDTLTGGSGQDRFVYNLGDGTDTITDFGGVGKGANPSAAVIAATDTLKFQGSGLTARKLLLTNNGGNLEISFESVLNSPKVILQNFALENLENLRISGGARVDLGNILFDGQTTIQESFDAFDANIVQFSIARQNTVSFFNNLNNIVDGLNNSDDVINGQEGDDTIRGNSGNDLLRGGVGNDNLAGGVGNDILIGGAGNDILTGGTENDRFVYLAFSDKGTTGDVITDFNQSQDKLVLTDLFRSLNYLGTNPIRDGYLRFVQSGTSTRVQLDAYGGANAFSTLTTLNNFTATNLVIGGNVSV